A genomic region of Macrobrachium nipponense isolate FS-2020 chromosome 40, ASM1510439v2, whole genome shotgun sequence contains the following coding sequences:
- the LOC135211793 gene encoding synaptonemal complex protein 1-like, with the protein MKGLEDELQVLTIQTQMAHENLKELDQCQRELAEKNEELKKLRKQNLQKDSEILRLENECTQKQLEVCGLLQESKSVVAEQPTANGKMNDLIRRNVQLEFDLAETKEQLETRVFEEMEALLEILRRQEEILAQDTMISCLGKVKILNGSKNYTEKEVCRRERTLRKAEDKKASDKTRCLRKPQINCRALYRRMDSIEEELRQIKGLQRPSAGTKRHSEAPNKNSIN; encoded by the coding sequence ATGAAAGGTTTAGAGGACGAGTTACAAGTCCTCACCATTCAGACACAGATGGCCCACGAAAATTTGAAAGAGCTCGACCAATGTCAAAGAGAATTAGCTGAGAAAAACGAGGAACTGAAAAAGCTGAGAAAACAGAACTTGCAAAAGGATAGCGAGATCCTTCGACTGGAAAATGAATGCACCCAGAAACAATTGGAAGTCTGCGGTTTGCTGCAAGAATCTAAATCTGTTGTAGCAGAACAACCGACGGcaaatggaaagatgaatgacCTGATTAGGAGGAACGTTCAACTAGAATTCGACCTTGCTGAGACGAAGGAGCAACTAGAGACCAGGGTTTTTGAAGAGATGGAAGCCTTATTGGAAATCTTAAGACGCCAAGAAGAGATCTTGGCGCAGGATACGATGATCAGCTGCTTGGGAAAGGTCAAAATCCTTAATGGATCAAAGAATTATACAGAAAAGGAAGTTTGCAGAAGAGAGAGGACGTTAAGAAAAGCTGAAGACAAAAAGGCTTCGGATAAAACTCGGTGTCTGAGGAAGCCCCAGATCAACTGCAGAGCCCTCTACCGAAGAATGGACAGCATCGAGGAAGAACTTCGCCAAATCAAAGGATTGCAGCGACCTTCAGCTGGCACCAAGAGGCACTCAGAAGCTCCGAATAAAAACTCCATCAATTGA